In Mercurialis annua linkage group LG6, ddMerAnnu1.2, whole genome shotgun sequence, the following are encoded in one genomic region:
- the LOC126687986 gene encoding RPM1 interacting protein 13-like: MGNGTKTEVAIEISPSPSSEDGTPLRPIFCLKNKMDTKPFDDAYDCFILDFDQQDSPLNRISLSFHDDDDLAVVAEKGQVACRDYPHSRHLCVKFPFETTPHEKFCPLCYCYVCDLAAPCKLWKDPRSAHCHATGNVDAWKSERRSRRKQQSPPSSSSEWSS, from the exons ATGGGAAATGGTACAAAGACAGAGGTAGCCATAGaaatttcaccgtcgccgtcaTCGGAAGACGGGACGCCGCTCCGACCGATATTTTGCCTGAAAAACAAAATGGATACGAAGCCATTTGATGATGCTTACGACTGTTTCATACTCGATTTTGATCAGCAAGACTCTCCTCTTAATCGcatttctctttcttttcatGATGACGATGATCTCGCGGTAGTTGCTGAAAAGGGTCAG GTAGCTTGTAGAGATTACCCACATTCAAGACATCTCTGTGTGAAGTTTCCATTTGAGACAACGCCTCATGAGAAATTCTGCCCACTG TGTTATTGCTACGTTTGCGATTTGGCTGCACCGTGCAAGCTCTGGAAAGATCCTAGATCGGCGCATTGTCATGCTACGGGAAACGTTGATGCTTGGAAATCGGAGAGGAGGTCGAGAAGAAAGCAGCAGTCTCCACCCTCAAGTTCAAGTGAATGGAGCTCCTGA